A stretch of [Clostridium] innocuum DNA encodes these proteins:
- the amrA gene encoding AmmeMemoRadiSam system protein A, whose translation MLSKAYIVPHPPIILSEIGRGQERVIQNTVNAYRMIAHDIASAKPQTIVVFSPHAPSYRDYIQISDGAQAFGSFEAFGVKDVDMKVLYDEDFVDMLCHAAASQGLPAGTLGEQSQTLDHGTMVPLHFILQEYTDFRLVRISVSGLDRDTQVAFGNCLRRVIDESQRNVAVIASGDLSHKLKEDGPYGFHPMGPVFDEQIVDIIKSNDYARLLTMDEQIIEESANCGYPAFVMLHGVLQAYPIDSQFLSYEGPFGVGYATAIISVLKKDPYVALARESLEVYIRSRTELPLRKSLPKDLLTCRGGVFVSLKKFGELRGCVGTIAPVQENLAQEIISNAISAGTRDPRFLPVEEKELPYLEYSVDVLKEAEQIDSLEQLDVRRYGVIVSDEHRRGLLLPDLEGVDTPLQQISIALNKAGMDPDEPFLLERFEVVRHHECRM comes from the coding sequence ATGTTAAGTAAAGCATATATCGTTCCGCACCCTCCGATTATCCTTTCGGAAATCGGCAGGGGGCAGGAGCGGGTTATTCAGAATACAGTGAATGCCTATCGCATGATTGCCCATGATATAGCGTCTGCAAAGCCGCAGACAATCGTTGTGTTTTCTCCGCATGCCCCAAGCTATCGGGACTATATTCAGATATCCGATGGCGCACAGGCGTTTGGCAGCTTTGAGGCCTTCGGTGTGAAGGATGTGGATATGAAGGTGTTGTACGATGAAGATTTTGTCGATATGCTCTGTCATGCGGCAGCTTCCCAGGGACTGCCGGCCGGTACGCTGGGAGAGCAGAGTCAGACACTGGATCATGGAACCATGGTGCCGCTGCATTTTATTTTACAGGAATACACTGATTTTCGGCTTGTGCGTATTTCAGTCAGCGGACTGGATCGTGATACACAGGTGGCCTTTGGAAACTGTCTGCGCAGAGTTATTGATGAATCACAGCGCAATGTTGCAGTAATTGCCAGCGGAGATCTATCTCATAAGCTGAAGGAGGACGGACCGTATGGATTTCATCCGATGGGGCCTGTATTTGATGAACAGATCGTAGATATTATTAAAAGCAATGATTATGCACGCTTGCTGACTATGGATGAGCAAATCATCGAAGAGAGTGCAAACTGCGGCTATCCTGCATTTGTGATGCTGCATGGTGTGCTGCAGGCATATCCCATTGATTCTCAATTTTTATCCTATGAGGGACCGTTCGGTGTGGGTTACGCAACGGCAATCATCAGCGTATTGAAAAAGGATCCGTATGTCGCACTTGCCCGGGAATCACTGGAGGTATACATTCGTTCACGTACAGAGCTGCCGTTACGGAAATCTCTGCCCAAAGACCTGCTTACCTGCCGGGGCGGCGTCTTTGTCTCTCTGAAAAAATTCGGTGAGCTGCGCGGGTGCGTCGGTACCATTGCACCGGTACAGGAAAATCTGGCACAGGAGATCATTTCCAATGCGATATCCGCAGGTACCAGAGATCCTAGGTTTCTTCCGGTTGAGGAAAAGGAGCTGCCCTATCTGGAATACAGTGTGGATGTATTGAAGGAGGCTGAGCAGATTGACAGTCTGGAGCAGCTGGATGTCAGGCGATATGGAGTAATAGTCAGTGACGAGCATCGCCGGGGCTTACTGCTCCCTGATCTGGAGGGTGTGGATACACCGCTTCAGCAAATCAGTATTGCATTAAACAAGGCCGGTATGGATCCGGATGAACCGTTTTTGCTGGAACGCTTTGAGGTTGTCCGTCACCATGAGTGCCGTATGTGA
- the amrS gene encoding AmmeMemoRadiSam system radical SAM enzyme produces MSAVCELCPHRCLIPEGKRGFCGVRTCRNGRIVSTAYGKISSMALDPIEKKPLRRFHPGSQIMSIGSMGCNMRCPFCQNYEISMQEDAAFCVRLQPQKLVDIALQQKQRGNIGIAYTYNEPLINFEFVLACCKLARQHGLKNVIVTNGYIQEQKLLELLPYVDAMNIDVKAFDEEGYRRLQGDFTAVRRSVELAVQHTHVEITSLMVPGLHDDVDRIEEEAAWLASLHPDIPLHLTRFFPMYHMYGEQPTAKQLILEAVKAASGWLRYVYAGNI; encoded by the coding sequence ATGAGTGCCGTATGTGAGCTTTGTCCGCATAGGTGCCTTATACCGGAGGGAAAACGTGGATTCTGCGGTGTAAGAACATGCAGAAACGGCCGTATTGTTTCCACTGCCTACGGGAAGATATCATCCATGGCTCTTGACCCGATTGAGAAGAAACCGCTTCGCCGTTTCCATCCGGGCTCACAGATTATGTCAATTGGCAGCATGGGCTGTAATATGCGTTGTCCGTTCTGTCAGAATTATGAGATTTCAATGCAGGAGGACGCTGCATTTTGTGTTCGACTACAGCCGCAAAAGCTTGTGGACATCGCCTTGCAGCAGAAGCAGAGGGGCAATATCGGTATCGCTTATACGTATAATGAGCCTTTGATCAACTTTGAATTTGTTCTTGCCTGCTGCAAGCTGGCACGGCAGCACGGGCTGAAAAACGTCATTGTTACAAATGGCTATATACAGGAGCAGAAGCTGCTTGAGCTGCTCCCCTATGTCGATGCAATGAATATCGATGTGAAGGCCTTCGATGAGGAGGGCTATCGCAGACTGCAGGGAGATTTTACAGCCGTACGCCGCAGTGTGGAGCTGGCTGTTCAGCATACACATGTTGAAATCACCTCCCTTATGGTGCCGGGACTGCATGATGATGTAGATCGAATCGAGGAGGAAGCGGCATGGCTTGCTTCTTTGCATCCGGATATACCGCTCCATTTAACAAGGTTTTTTCCCATGTATCACATGTACGGGGAGCAGCCTACAGCAAAGCAGCTGATCCTGGAGGCGGTGAAAGCAGCATCCGGATGGCTGCGATATGTCTATGCTGGAAATATATGA
- the asnB gene encoding asparagine synthase (glutamine-hydrolyzing) produces MCGIAGIVDGEHRMKYRNQQAVEDMLDTMKRRGPDQQNIYTDEAVTLLHARLSVMDLQHGKQPMQLKSDPRYVMVYNGELYNTEELRRELQKKGYAFQETSDTEVLLQAFIEWKETVVERLNGIFAFAVWDKKAHRLFMARDRMGVKPLFYTLQEGAMLFASEMKALLAHPQIPAILHADGIAEIMLLGPGRTPGYGVFHNIRELKPGQYAWYDHKGMRLTTYFHLQDREHPNDFATTVQTVHDLVTDSIRRQLIADVDVATFLSGGLDSSIISAVAAREFKKQGKTLHTFSVNYEDNEKYFHSTKFQPNSDQHYIEVMQNFLQSDHHNIVLKTEDLVDALYTAVDARDLPGMADVDSSLLLFCKEIRKYCTVALSGECADEIFGGYPWYRDPKIRATYGFPWAQSTKYRMGFLNEELAEQINAVTYVDQRYQETLKQSDILCNRTKEERRLREMVNLNMKWFMQTLLDRKDRMSMYNSLEVRVPFCDMRIAEYLYSVPWEFKDYQGYEKGLLREAVKGLLPDEVLWRKKSPYPKTWHPKYRALVSRQMEELLAQGNEPLLQIVKKEKLQELLREDRSIPWYGQLMNTPQTIAYLLQVNYWLKKYHVQIQV; encoded by the coding sequence ATGTGTGGTATTGCAGGAATCGTAGACGGGGAACACCGGATGAAGTATCGAAATCAGCAGGCGGTGGAAGACATGCTGGATACGATGAAACGACGAGGACCTGATCAGCAGAATATATATACGGATGAGGCGGTTACTCTGCTGCATGCACGACTGAGTGTTATGGACTTGCAGCATGGAAAACAGCCTATGCAGCTGAAAAGCGACCCCCGCTACGTAATGGTTTATAACGGGGAGCTGTATAATACGGAGGAGCTGCGCAGAGAATTGCAGAAAAAAGGATATGCATTTCAGGAAACCAGCGATACGGAGGTGCTGTTACAGGCCTTTATAGAGTGGAAGGAAACCGTGGTGGAAAGGCTGAACGGCATCTTCGCCTTTGCCGTATGGGATAAAAAAGCACACAGATTGTTTATGGCAAGAGATCGTATGGGAGTAAAGCCGCTGTTTTATACGCTGCAGGAAGGGGCGATGCTGTTTGCTTCGGAAATGAAGGCACTGCTGGCGCATCCGCAAATCCCTGCGATTCTGCATGCGGACGGCATTGCGGAAATCATGCTGCTGGGTCCGGGCAGAACACCGGGCTATGGAGTATTTCATAATATACGGGAGCTTAAGCCGGGACAGTATGCATGGTATGACCACAAGGGGATGCGGCTGACAACCTATTTCCACTTACAGGATAGAGAGCATCCGAATGATTTTGCGACTACGGTACAGACGGTGCATGATCTAGTGACAGATTCCATACGGCGGCAGCTGATCGCCGATGTGGATGTCGCAACGTTTCTCTCAGGGGGGCTGGATTCCAGTATCATATCTGCAGTGGCAGCTAGGGAATTCAAAAAGCAGGGAAAAACACTGCACACCTTTTCGGTAAACTATGAGGATAATGAGAAATACTTCCACTCAACAAAATTTCAGCCCAATTCCGATCAGCATTATATTGAGGTTATGCAGAACTTTCTGCAAAGTGATCACCACAATATTGTCCTGAAAACAGAGGATTTGGTTGACGCATTGTATACGGCAGTGGATGCCAGAGATTTACCCGGTATGGCAGATGTGGACAGCTCCTTACTGCTGTTCTGTAAGGAAATACGCAAATACTGTACGGTCGCCTTGTCCGGAGAGTGTGCGGATGAGATATTCGGCGGTTATCCGTGGTACCGCGATCCGAAGATTCGCGCCACCTATGGCTTTCCATGGGCACAATCCACAAAATACCGCATGGGCTTTCTGAATGAGGAGCTTGCGGAGCAAATCAACGCAGTCACCTATGTCGATCAGCGCTATCAGGAGACACTGAAGCAAAGTGACATCCTGTGCAATCGCACAAAGGAAGAAAGGCGCCTTCGTGAAATGGTGAATCTGAACATGAAATGGTTCATGCAGACGCTGCTGGATCGCAAAGACCGTATGTCCATGTACAATTCTCTGGAGGTGCGGGTTCCTTTTTGCGATATGCGCATTGCGGAATATCTGTATAGCGTTCCATGGGAATTCAAAGATTATCAGGGCTATGAAAAGGGATTACTGCGGGAAGCGGTCAAGGGTCTGCTTCCGGATGAGGTGCTCTGGCGGAAAAAAAGCCCATATCCGAAGACCTGGCATCCGAAATACCGTGCGCTTGTCAGCAGACAGATGGAGGAGCTGCTTGCACAGGGCAATGAGCCCCTGCTGCAAATTGTAAAAAAGGAAAAGCTGCAGGAGCTGCTACGTGAGGATCGCTCGATTCCATGGTATGGACAGCTTATGAATACACCGCAGACGATTGCATATCTGCTGCAGGTGAATTACTGGCTGAAAAAGTATCACGTTCAGATTCAGGTTTAG
- a CDS encoding DMT family transporter, whose translation MHTKGILYTVLSAVLFGITPLITRAVYGYGANSMTVVFYRSLFVIPMLAVIMKGRHISFSISAHDLRNTGIIAIFGSGLTTILLFTSYSYIDVGCATTLHFLYPVFVSLLCFAVYHEILSRRKLTALSLALLGALCFLDLSNSGSMLGLLLAAGSGLTYAFYMVQLEKTRLSHQNAYKISFYLAIFILLETLVYHLLFSSIQFILPWNAYGLILLLSLVSSFLAVVLLQKGIQYLGSSTASLFCLFEPVTSVVCGALFLKEALTPAKIIGCCIIFTALIIMSRDQHTAASS comes from the coding sequence ATGCATACAAAAGGTATTCTATATACAGTCTTATCTGCTGTTTTATTCGGCATCACACCGCTGATCACAAGAGCGGTTTACGGATACGGTGCCAACTCCATGACCGTGGTATTTTACCGGTCTCTATTTGTTATTCCCATGCTTGCGGTGATCATGAAGGGCAGGCACATCTCCTTTTCCATTTCTGCACACGATCTGCGCAATACCGGTATCATTGCCATCTTTGGAAGCGGACTGACAACCATTCTGCTGTTTACCTCCTATTCCTATATTGATGTCGGGTGTGCGACAACACTGCATTTTCTATATCCGGTATTTGTTTCGCTGCTCTGCTTTGCTGTATATCACGAAATACTCAGCAGGCGTAAGCTTACGGCACTCTCTCTTGCACTGCTGGGAGCACTTTGCTTTTTAGATCTGAGCAATTCCGGCAGCATGCTGGGTCTGTTATTGGCAGCAGGCTCGGGACTTACCTACGCCTTTTACATGGTTCAGCTGGAGAAAACACGGCTTTCTCATCAGAATGCCTATAAAATATCCTTTTATCTTGCCATCTTTATCTTGCTTGAAACACTTGTGTATCATTTGCTGTTTTCCTCCATACAATTTATTCTGCCATGGAATGCATACGGGCTGATTCTTCTGCTATCGCTGGTGTCCAGCTTTCTTGCTGTGGTTTTGCTGCAGAAGGGGATTCAATACCTTGGCTCCAGTACAGCGTCACTGTTTTGTCTGTTTGAACCGGTTACCTCAGTTGTCTGCGGTGCCCTGTTTCTAAAGGAAGCCCTGACACCGGCAAAGATCATAGGATGCTGCATTATCTTTACAGCGCTGATTATCATGAGCAGGGATCAGCATACAGCGGCTTCTTCTTAA
- a CDS encoding ATP-binding cassette domain-containing protein, translating to MFELKNVTFKHILHIQHVCLDRCVTCIIGPSGSGKTTMLRLLNRLNEAEQGTILYNGEDIQKLNPMELRRRVVMLGQTPVIYPGDIEDNLQIGLRLSGRLPATKQKLKEYLEKVDLHKELQESCERLSGGEKQRLCLARVMLMDAEVYLVDEPSSALDKETESFVIENLVHFVTERKRQLIMVTHSAEVSAKYPKSLLRIENGDTRGYVYE from the coding sequence ATGTTTGAACTGAAAAATGTTACATTTAAGCATATTCTTCATATACAGCATGTATGTCTGGACCGCTGTGTTACCTGCATCATTGGCCCCAGTGGCAGTGGAAAAACCACGATGCTGCGTCTGTTGAATCGTTTGAATGAGGCTGAACAGGGAACGATTTTGTACAATGGGGAGGATATTCAGAAACTGAATCCGATGGAGCTGCGAAGACGGGTCGTCATGCTGGGGCAGACACCGGTGATCTATCCGGGAGATATCGAGGATAATCTTCAAATCGGATTACGACTGAGCGGCCGGCTTCCTGCCACGAAGCAAAAGCTGAAGGAATACCTGGAAAAAGTGGATTTGCATAAGGAGCTGCAGGAGAGCTGTGAACGTCTGTCAGGGGGAGAAAAACAGCGGCTCTGCCTGGCACGGGTGATGCTGATGGATGCAGAGGTCTATCTGGTGGATGAGCCAAGCTCGGCTCTGGATAAGGAAACGGAGAGCTTTGTCATTGAGAATCTTGTACACTTTGTGACAGAACGAAAGCGGCAGCTGATCATGGTTACGCATTCCGCAGAGGTATCGGCAAAGTATCCGAAGAGTCTTTTGCGTATAGAAAACGGTGATACGAGGGGGTATGTGTATGAATGA
- the fetB gene encoding iron export ABC transporter permease subunit FetB gives MNDSVMDLSIVNLAIAYIFVLLLLIIFRARGIRRENMILIATTRMTVQLTIMGYILLYVFKNPSWWLTLLMLLIMLGFAIYNAAKRVRYDMSDDLKRLMGVSMTIGYLCTAVVFMLLVLQVRPWFNPQYFIPISGMIIGNSMTGIALGANRLCANMQDHREKIENSLMLGASPKLAAHEEVNDAFDSAILPTMNNMMTMGIVSLPGMMTGQMLSGTFPLTAIKYQIGIMLAILGCTAVTVVVFVTLGYKTFFTRHASLK, from the coding sequence ATGAATGATTCCGTTATGGATCTTTCCATTGTTAATCTGGCCATCGCCTATATCTTTGTGTTGCTTTTGCTTATCATCTTTCGTGCAAGAGGTATTCGCAGGGAGAATATGATTCTGATTGCTACTACGCGAATGACGGTACAGCTGACGATTATGGGGTATATACTGCTCTATGTATTTAAAAATCCAAGCTGGTGGCTTACACTTCTCATGCTGCTGATCATGCTTGGCTTTGCCATCTACAATGCCGCAAAAAGAGTCCGCTATGATATGAGCGATGATTTAAAGCGGCTGATGGGCGTTTCTATGACGATCGGCTATCTCTGTACGGCAGTTGTCTTTATGCTGCTGGTACTGCAGGTTCGCCCCTGGTTCAATCCGCAGTATTTTATACCGATTTCCGGTATGATTATCGGCAATTCCATGACCGGTATTGCGCTGGGGGCAAACCGTCTTTGTGCAAATATGCAGGATCACCGGGAGAAGATTGAAAATTCACTCATGCTGGGAGCATCTCCAAAGCTTGCTGCTCATGAGGAAGTAAATGATGCCTTTGACAGCGCCATTCTGCCAACCATGAACAATATGATGACAATGGGGATCGTATCACTTCCCGGTATGATGACGGGTCAGATGCTGTCCGGAACCTTCCCCTTGACGGCGATCAAGTATCAGATTGGTATTATGCTTGCAATCCTGGGCTGTACGGCTGTTACTGTTGTTGTCTTTGTGACTCTGGGATATAAGACGTTTTTTACTCGTCATGCTTCTTTAAAATAA
- a CDS encoding AraC family transcriptional regulator: protein MQAWEAIQKTLDYMEEHYEEELTIEQLSSIAHLSRFYYQRLFYRLTGYTVSEYLRSVRLKMAAGLLKADNGKIMDIAMQCGFSSHSTLTRAFRQCYGMSPAEYRASSDIHLDHVIKPELRMQYTLVDEGVPLICDDMVLEIQRRVQKEPLWFSGYTKEDESAKIAQPKENTLVALWDRLEQDDVLQHAALDEGNDILTPSQTPGAFTYMAAVHTAEPVKGYTAFEMPVGTYAVCEYEAESFEDLVQKALYKASAYLFEVWLPRHGYACDAFLIQRYIRPKQEDCRLQLWVKISDSLTL from the coding sequence ATGCAGGCATGGGAAGCAATACAGAAGACCCTGGATTATATGGAGGAGCATTATGAGGAGGAACTGACAATCGAACAGCTTTCGTCAATTGCGCATCTGTCGAGGTTTTACTATCAGCGGCTGTTTTACCGACTGACAGGATATACGGTCAGTGAGTATCTGCGCAGCGTACGGCTGAAAATGGCGGCAGGACTGTTGAAGGCGGATAACGGAAAAATCATGGACATTGCAATGCAATGCGGATTTTCCAGTCACAGTACCTTGACCAGAGCATTTCGGCAGTGCTATGGAATGTCTCCGGCGGAGTATCGTGCATCATCGGATATCCATCTGGATCATGTGATCAAGCCGGAGCTGCGCATGCAATATACCCTGGTGGATGAAGGTGTGCCTTTGATCTGTGACGATATGGTTCTGGAAATTCAACGCAGAGTACAAAAGGAACCACTGTGGTTCAGCGGCTACACAAAAGAGGATGAAAGTGCTAAAATTGCGCAGCCGAAGGAGAATACGCTGGTGGCACTCTGGGATCGCTTGGAACAGGATGATGTACTGCAGCATGCTGCTCTTGATGAAGGAAATGATATTCTGACGCCTTCACAAACACCGGGAGCCTTCACATATATGGCCGCTGTTCATACGGCAGAGCCGGTAAAGGGATATACCGCCTTTGAAATGCCTGTGGGCACCTATGCTGTCTGTGAATATGAGGCGGAAAGCTTTGAAGACCTCGTACAGAAGGCATTGTATAAGGCAAGCGCCTATCTGTTTGAGGTATGGCTGCCAAGACATGGCTATGCATGTGATGCATTTCTCATACAGCGCTATATCCGTCCGAAGCAGGAGGATTGCAGGCTGCAGCTGTGGGTGAAAATATCAGATTCCTTAACCCTGTAA
- a CDS encoding peptidoglycan DD-metalloendopeptidase family protein: protein MKKKYAALFVSGALLISNAGLLKAESFEGRESEMNAKCAVIKDTKTQEECSRYKDYLQSKSDNLDKEISDIKSQIASVKGDVEKVSKLIADNNKKIASYEKEISSIQASIDQTQSSISDLKKQIKEKEDSIKERDKQMRARLLEMQAYTGSNYYIDFLMGSTSFTDLLRRTEIVGELNRYENEQIKTLNKEKKKLDQDRKIVEEQKELLVVQQKDVKSSKAKVEALNEVKKDLLSDYHAKEANLATQKREAQMAQANLPKVDLSLAADFDEPEQQPEKPDTPQNGGNETGNSGNTDNGNSGDGNTDNGNTDPDKGNSGNSGGNSGNNSNNGSSGGTAQSSSFIAPLQSGWHYEAGTWAYPGGGGHMGMDFSTGSTTGIPVVAPANGIIIHTYQGCGYGALNNWCGIPAGGGNNVALLTRVNGVVYAMPFYHLSSVAVSVGQRVNQGQVMGYSGSSGNSSGPHCHVEIIRVGSMTMTAALNQFNRTGDLTFGTGWNADAPNACGSAPCRERPENYWLR from the coding sequence ATGAAAAAGAAATATGCAGCTCTGTTTGTCAGCGGTGCATTGCTGATTAGTAATGCAGGCCTTCTGAAAGCAGAGAGTTTCGAAGGAAGAGAAAGTGAGATGAATGCCAAATGTGCAGTCATCAAGGATACGAAAACACAGGAGGAGTGCAGCAGATACAAGGATTATCTGCAAAGCAAATCCGATAATCTGGATAAGGAAATCAGTGATATCAAGAGTCAGATTGCCAGTGTTAAGGGCGATGTGGAAAAGGTCAGCAAGCTGATTGCGGATAACAATAAGAAAATCGCGAGCTATGAAAAAGAAATCAGCAGTATACAGGCTAGTATTGACCAGACACAGAGCTCGATCAGTGACCTGAAGAAACAGATTAAGGAAAAAGAGGATAGCATCAAGGAGCGCGACAAGCAGATGCGTGCGCGTCTTTTGGAAATGCAGGCCTATACCGGCAGTAATTATTATATTGATTTTTTGATGGGCTCCACCAGCTTTACGGATCTGCTGAGAAGAACGGAAATCGTAGGCGAGCTGAACAGATATGAAAACGAGCAGATCAAAACATTGAATAAGGAAAAGAAAAAGCTGGATCAGGATCGTAAGATTGTGGAAGAACAGAAGGAGCTTCTTGTTGTTCAGCAGAAGGATGTAAAATCCAGCAAGGCCAAGGTGGAAGCGCTGAATGAGGTGAAAAAGGATCTGCTGAGTGATTATCACGCAAAGGAAGCAAATCTTGCTACACAGAAGCGTGAGGCACAGATGGCACAGGCAAATCTGCCGAAGGTGGATCTGTCGCTGGCCGCTGATTTTGATGAGCCTGAGCAGCAGCCGGAAAAACCGGATACTCCACAGAACGGTGGGAATGAAACAGGTAACAGCGGGAATACAGATAACGGTAATTCCGGTGACGGGAATACGGATAATGGAAATACCGATCCGGATAAGGGCAACAGTGGAAATTCCGGCGGGAACAGCGGAAATAACTCAAATAACGGTTCTTCCGGCGGTACGGCACAAAGCTCCAGCTTTATCGCCCCGCTGCAAAGCGGCTGGCATTATGAAGCAGGAACCTGGGCCTATCCTGGCGGCGGCGGACATATGGGAATGGATTTCTCTACCGGCTCAACGACAGGGATTCCGGTTGTAGCACCGGCAAACGGTATCATCATTCATACATATCAGGGCTGCGGCTATGGCGCCTTGAATAACTGGTGTGGTATTCCGGCAGGTGGCGGAAACAACGTTGCACTTCTAACAAGGGTAAACGGTGTCGTATATGCTATGCCGTTCTATCACTTAAGCTCCGTTGCGGTAAGTGTGGGGCAGCGTGTGAACCAGGGACAGGTTATGGGATATTCCGGAAGCTCCGGTAACAGCTCCGGTCCGCATTGCCATGTTGAAATCATACGCGTTGGTTCCATGACGATGACGGCTGCATTAAATCAGTTTAACCGTACGGGAGATCTGACCTTCGGTACCGGATGGAATGCGGATGCACCGAATGCATGCGGCTCAGCACCATGCCGGGAGAGGCCGGAAAATTACTGGTTGCGTTAG
- a CDS encoding glycoside hydrolase family 1 protein, with protein MTPKNKKDFPEGFIWGGAMTASQAEGNWKAGGKGVCPPDLILYQKGKRQNDCMSSSEIQAAIQDTNGYYPRRYGIDFYHTFPEDLALLKDLGIHCLRTSVNWARIFPQGDEEEPNEEGLAFYDRLIDEMLRLGIEPLITISHFEMPVHLALTYKGWYSRKVIDCYVKYATILFNRYKGKVKYWVPFDEMNLILRESFHQFGMPSDLVENTMEHKLLALHHQMIAACEVTRIAHEVDEENKVGAMVTNFLSYPRTCDPRDALAALHNDQFENYYLDVMVRGAYPKTMFRYLEEHNFYIDYQEEDASVFEQGRADFIGISYYDTRTVSHHSIKNLRNPEEENPYLKKNDWDWVIDPLGLRYCLNRLYDQYRMPIFLLELGIGTHDEVIDGKIHDKERIEYLNAHLKQLKEAIYDGVDVMGCLMWGPIDIVSNSSAEMSKRYGFIYVDIDDSGNGTGKRWKKESFSWYQNIIRTNGKCIKP; from the coding sequence ATGACACCAAAAAATAAAAAAGATTTTCCGGAGGGATTCATTTGGGGTGGAGCAATGACTGCTAGCCAGGCTGAAGGAAATTGGAAAGCAGGAGGAAAGGGCGTTTGTCCCCCTGATTTAATCCTTTATCAAAAGGGAAAACGACAAAATGATTGCATGTCTTCCAGTGAAATACAGGCAGCTATTCAGGATACAAACGGTTATTATCCAAGACGCTACGGTATAGACTTTTATCACACATTTCCAGAGGATTTGGCACTCTTAAAAGACCTAGGCATTCATTGCCTACGTACGTCGGTGAACTGGGCCAGAATTTTCCCGCAAGGTGATGAAGAGGAACCAAATGAAGAAGGATTGGCTTTTTATGATCGCTTGATTGATGAAATGCTGCGTCTTGGAATCGAGCCGTTAATTACAATTTCCCATTTTGAAATGCCTGTTCATCTGGCATTGACATATAAGGGCTGGTATTCTCGCAAAGTCATAGATTGCTATGTGAAATATGCAACCATATTATTCAATCGCTATAAGGGTAAAGTAAAATACTGGGTTCCCTTTGATGAAATGAATCTGATTCTAAGAGAATCCTTTCATCAGTTTGGCATGCCTAGCGATCTTGTTGAAAATACAATGGAGCACAAGCTATTGGCACTGCATCATCAGATGATTGCGGCCTGTGAAGTAACACGGATTGCACATGAAGTTGATGAAGAAAATAAAGTTGGAGCAATGGTAACAAATTTTCTTTCTTACCCACGCACATGCGATCCGCGTGATGCGTTGGCAGCATTGCATAATGATCAGTTTGAAAACTATTATCTGGATGTTATGGTACGTGGTGCATATCCTAAAACGATGTTTCGTTATCTGGAAGAACATAACTTCTATATTGATTATCAGGAGGAAGATGCATCTGTTTTCGAGCAGGGAAGGGCTGATTTTATCGGCATTTCTTATTATGATACACGGACAGTATCACATCATAGTATCAAAAATCTGAGGAATCCGGAAGAGGAAAATCCGTATTTGAAAAAAAACGATTGGGATTGGGTTATCGATCCTCTGGGGTTGCGTTATTGTCTAAACCGACTTTACGATCAGTATCGTATGCCAATATTCCTTTTGGAGTTGGGAATAGGAACACACGATGAGGTTATTGATGGAAAGATTCATGATAAAGAACGTATAGAATATCTCAATGCTCATCTTAAACAATTAAAAGAGGCGATTTATGATGGGGTGGATGTTATGGGATGTCTAATGTGGGGGCCGATAGATATCGTTAGCAACTCTTCTGCAGAAATGAGTAAGCGTTATGGATTCATTTATGTTGATATTGATGATTCCGGAAACGGGACAGGAAAACGATGGAAAAAAGAGAGCTTTTCCTGGTATCAGAATATTATCCGTACAAATGGAAAATGCATAAAACCATAA